A region from the Medicago truncatula cultivar Jemalong A17 chromosome 6, MtrunA17r5.0-ANR, whole genome shotgun sequence genome encodes:
- the LOC11434430 gene encoding mannose-1-phosphate guanyltransferase alpha, translating into MDSSEKVVAVIMVGGPTKGTRFRPLSFNTPKPLFPLAGQPMVHHPISACKRIPNLAQIYLIGFHEEREFALYVSSISNELKLPVRYLKEDKPHGSAGGLYYFRDIIMEDSPSHIFLLNCDVCCSFPLPSMLDAHIKYGGMGTMLVIKVSAESANQFGELVADPETHELLHYTEKPETFVSDLINCGVYIFTPDIFAAIEDVSINREGRGNLRRLSSFEALQSATRTLPKDFVRLDQDILSPLAGKKKLYTYETNDFWEQIKTPGLSLKCSELYLAQFRYTSPHLLASGDGKKNAKIVGDVYIHPSAKVHPSAKIGPNVSISANVRVGAGVRLIGCIVLDDVEVKENAVVINSIVGWKSSLGRWSRVQADGDYSAKLGITILGEAVTVEDEVVVINSIVLPHKILNVSVQDEIIL; encoded by the exons ATGGATAGTTCAGAAAAAGTTGTTGCTGTGATTATGGTGGGTGGACCCACCAAAG GAACTAGATTTCGACCACTTTCTTTCAATACTCCAAAACCCCTTTTTCCTTTGGCAGGTCAACCTATGGTTCATCATCCTATTTCTGCTTGTAAAAGG ATACCCAATTTAGCTCAAATTTATCTTATTGGATTCCATGAGGAACGAGAGTTCGCTCTATACGTCTCTTCAATTTCAAATGAGCTGAAATTACCAGTAAG ATATTTGAAGGAGGATAAACCACATGGCTCAGCAGGTGGCCTTTACTACTTCAGAGATATAATCATGGAAGACAGTCCA TCACATATCTTTCTGTTAAATTGTGATGTATGCTGCAGTTTTCCACTACCATCCATGCTTG aTGCTCATATAAAATATGGTGGGATGGGGACAATGTTAGTGATCAAG GTTTCGGCTGAATCTGCTAACCAGTTCGGTGAGTTGGTTGCTGATCCAGAAACTCATGAATTACTGCATTATACTGAGAAACCTGAGACATTT GTTAGTGATTTGATAAATTGCGGTGTATACATTTTCACACCTGATATTTTTGCCGCCATCGAGGATGTATCTATAAACCGAGAAGGAAGAG GTAATCTAAGACGTCTTTCCAGCTTTGAAGCTCTCCAGTCTGCGACAAG GACTCTTCCTAAAGATTTTGTTAGACTAGATCAAGATATACTATCACCTCTAGCTGGAAAGAAGAAATTGTATACATATGAAACAAACGATTTCTGGGAGCAAATTAAAACTCCAGG CCTGTCTTTGAAATGCTCGGAGTTGTATCTTGCTCAATTTCGGTATACTTCCCCCCATCTTTTGGCCAGTGGAGatggtaaaaaaaatgctaaaattgTCGGTGATGTATATATTCATCCATCTGCCAAAGTTCATCCATCTGCGAAG ATTGGTCCAAATGTTTCTATCTCAGCAAATGTTCGGGTTGGTGCTGGCGTCAGGTTAATCGGTTGTATCGTTTTGGACGATGTTGAAGTTAAG GAAAATGCGGTAGTCATAAATTCCATTGTTGGATGGAAGTCGTCGCTCGGAAGATGGTCACGTGTACAG GCTGATGGTGATTACAGTGCAAAGCTTGGCATAACCATCCTAG GTGAAGCTGTGACGGTTGAAGACGAGGTAGTGGTGATCAATAGTATTGTTCTTCCTCACAAGATTCTTAATGTCAGTGTGCAAGATGAAATCATCTTATAA
- the LOC11424101 gene encoding ABC transporter B family member 15, with protein sequence MGGGEQKNVSINVKKKKNGSFKSIFMHADVLDWFLMVFGSFGAIGDGIMIPMVLLITSKIMNSIGGFSSQTSSNFLHNINKNAVIVLYLACASFFLCFLEGYCWTRTGERQAARMRVRYLKAVLRQEVAYFDLHGTSISEVITNVSSDSLIIQDVLSEKVPNFLKHVSKFIGNYIVAFALLWRLAIVGFPFVVLIVTPGFIYKRIMIRLARNIREEYNQAGTIAEQAISSIRTVYSFAGENKTISAFSDSLQGSVKLGLKQGLVKGLAIGSNAIVYIQWCFMSYYGSRMVMYHGAKGGTVFAVVQLMTFGGKAVGVSLSNVKYFSEASVAGERIMEMIKRVPKIDSENMEGEILEKVLGEVEFNHVEFVYPSRPESVILNDFCLKVPSGKTVALVGESGSGKSTVVSLLQRFYDPIGGEILLDGVAIHKLQLKWLRSQMGLVSQEPALFATSIKENILFGREDATYEDVVDAAKASNAHNFISLLPQGYDTQVGERGVQMSGGQKQRISIARAIIKNPRILLLDEATSALDFESERVVQEAFEKATVERTTIIIAHRLSTIRTADIIAIVQNGKIVETGSHESLMQNDSSLYTSLVRLQQTRNDQSDHTPPIMNRDHIQNTCSDTLVSRSSSFNLMTHGSGDVVNCNNVVVLDDENDDSSNNNKNIKSKKKVKVPSFRRLLAMNVPEWKQACLGFLNAVLSGAVEPMFSFAMGSTISVYFLNNHDEIKKQIRIYMLCFLGLALSSMVFNVLQHYCFAYMGEYLTKRVRERVFSKILTFEVGWFDEDQNSTGAICSRLDKETNVARTLVGDSLGTVVQTISAVVTTFIMGLIITWRLSIVMIAVQPIHMVCFYTRSSLLKRMSRKAIEAQDKSSKIAVEAVSNIRTITAFSSQDRILKILEKAQQGPSHENIRQSWFAGIGLACAQSLHSCIRAFHFWYGGKLVSQGYITTKALFETIMIWLSIGRVIVYVVNNMTNDLAKGFDVVGSVFAILDRYTKIEPENLEGYKVEKLIGKIEFHDVHFAYPSRPNAIIFQGFSIKINVGKSTALVGESGSGKSTIIGLIERFYDPIKGIVTIDGSDIKSYNLRSLRKHISLVSQEPTLFGGTIRENIAYGAYDKVDESEIIDAAKAANAHDFISSLKYGYETLCGDRGVQLSGGQKQRIAIARAILKNPKVLLLDEATSALDSQSEKLVQDALERVMIGRTSVVVAHRLSTIQNCDMIVVLDKGSVIEKGTHSSLLSKGPSGAYYSMVSLQRRPPNTIADTTHCTQEIN encoded by the exons ATGGGTGGTGGTGAGCAGAAAAATGTTTCTATTAAtgttaagaaaaagaaaaatggttcTTTTAAGTCCATTTTCATGCATGCTGATGTTCTAGACTGGTTTTTAATGGTTTTTGGTTCATTTGGGGCTATTGGTGATGGCATAATGATCCCTATGGTGTTGCTAATCACAAGCAAAATTATGAACTCTATTGGTGGTTTTTCTAGCCAAACAAGTAGCAATTTTCTACATAACATCAATAAG AATGCTGTTATTGTGTTATATTTGGCGTGTGcctctttttttctttgcttCCTAG AGGGTTATTGTTGGACAAGAACAGGTGAGAGACAAGCTGCAAGAATGAGAGTTAGGTACTTAAAAGCAGTTCTAAGACAAGAAGTAGCATACTTTGATTTGCACGGTACAAGCATATCAGAAGTCATCACCAATGTCTCTAGTGACAGCCTAATAATTCAAGATGTCCTTAGTGAAAAG GTTCCAAATTTTTTGAAGCATGTATCTAAGTTCATTGGGAACTACATAGTGGCATTTGCATTGTTATGGAGATTGGCCATTGTTGGGTTCCCTTTTGTGGTTCTAATTGTGACTCCTGGCTTCATATATAAGAGGATTATGATTAGGTTGGCTAGAAATATCAGAGAAGAGTACAATCAAGCTGGTACAATAGCAGAACAAGCGATATCTTCAATTAGAACTGTTTATTCCTTTGCAGGGGAAAATAAGACTATATCTGCTTTCTCTGATTCACTTCAAGGATCAGTGAAGTTGGGATTGAAACAAGGCTTGGTTAAAGGCTTAGCTATAGGAAGCAATGCTATTGTGTATATTCAATGGTGTTTTATGTCATATTATGGTAGTAGAATGGTCATGTATCATGGTGCTAAAGGTGGTACTGTATTTGCAGTTGTACAATTGATGACATTTGGTGGAAA GGCTGTAGGAGTTAGTTTATCAAATGTGAAGTACTTCTCAGAAGCAAGTGTTGCAGGAGAAAGAATAATGGAAATGATAAAAAGAGTTCCAAAAATAGATTCTGAAAATATGGAAGGTGAAATTCTAGAGAAAGTCTTGGGGGAAGTTGAATTCAACCATGTTGAATTTGTGTATCCATCAAGACCAGAAAGTGTGATCTTAAATGATTTTTGCTTGAAGGTTCCATCAGGAAAAACAGTGGCATTAGTAGGAGAAAGTGGTTCAGGAAAATCAACAGTTGTATCACTTTTGCAAAGATTTTATGATCCAATTGGTGGAGAGATTCTTCTTGATGGAGTTGCTATTCATAAGTTGCAACTTAAGTGGCTTAGGTCACAAATGGGTTTAGTAAGTCAAGAACCTGCTTTGTTTGCAACAAGCATTAAGGAGAATATACTTTTTGGAAGAGAGGATGCTACATATGAAGATGTTGTGGATGCTGCTAAAGCTTCCAATGCtcataatttcatttcattgttgCCACAAGGATATGATACTCAG GTTGGGGAGAGGGGAGTACAAATGTCAGGGGGACAAAAGCAAAGGATTTCCATTGCAAGAGCCATAATCAAAAATCCAAGAATTCTATTGCTAGACGAAGCAACAAGTGCACTAGATTTTGAATCCGAACGAGTTGTCCAAGAAGCTTTTGAGAAAGCCACAGTTGAACGCACCACCATTATCATCGCTCACCGCTTATCCACCATCAGAACTGCAGATATCATTGCAATCGTTCAAAATGGTAAGATCGTGGAAACAGGATCTCACGAAAGCCTTATGCAAAATGACAGCTCTCTTTACACCTCCCTCGTTCGTCTTCAACAAACTAGAAATGACCAAAGTGACCACACTCCACCTATCATGAATAGAGATCACATCCAAAACACGTGTAGTGATACACTCGTGAGTCGTTCTAGCTCTTTCAACTTAATGACACATGGTAGTGGTGATGTCGTTAACTGTAACAATGTTGTTGTActtgatgatgaaaatgatgatagtagtaataataataaaaatataaagagcAAAAAGAAGGTAAAGGTTCCTTCATTTCGAAGATTGTTAGCAATgaatgtgccagaatggaagcAAGCGTGTTTGGGATTTTTGAATGCGGTTTTATCTGGTGCGGTTGAACCGATGTTTTCATTTGCAATGGGGTCAACTATTTctgtttattttcttaacaaccATGATGAGATCAAGAAGCAGATTAGGATTTATATGCTTTGTTTTCTAGGGTTAGCCTTATCCTCAATGGTTTTTAATGTGCTTCAGCATTATTGTTTTGCATACATGGGAGAGTACTTAACTAAGAGGGTTAGAGAAAGAGTGTTTTCCAAGATACTCACTTTTGAAGTTGGTTGGTTTGATGAAGATCAAAATTCTACAGGTGCTATTTGTTCTAGACTTGACAAAGAAACCAATGTG GCAAGGACTTTGGTGGGTGATAGTTTAGGAACAGTGGTACAAACCATATCAGCAGTGGTAACAACATTCATAATGGGACTAATCATTACATGGAGACTATCAATTGTTATGATAGCAGTTCAACCAATTCACATGGTTTGTTTCTACACAAGGAGTTCCCTTCTTAAGAGAATGTCAAGAAAAGCAATTGAAGCCCAAGATAAAAGTAGCAAAATAGCAGTTGAAGCTGTTTCGAATATTAGAACCATAACTGCTTTTTCATCTCAAGATAGAATTCTAAAAATTCTTGAAAAAGCCCAACAAGGCCCAAGTCATGAAAACATTAGACAATCTTGGTTTGCTGGTATTGGGCTTGCATGTGCACAAAGTCTCCATTCTTGTATTAGGGCATTCCACTTTTGGTACGGTGGAAAACTTGTGTCTCAAGGATATATAACAACTAAGGCATTATTTGAGACTATTATGATTTGGTTAAGTATTGGAAGAGTTATTGTTTATGTTGTAAACAACATGACTAATGACCTTGCTAAAGGCTTTGATGTTGTTGGGTCAGTGTTCGCAATTCTTGATAGGTATACAAAAATTGAGCCGGAAAATTTGGAAGGTTACAAAGTAGAAAAGTTGATAGGAAAAATTGAATTTCATGATGTACATTTTGCATATCCGTCTAGGCCTAATGCAATCATCTTTCAAGGGTTCTCGATTAAAATTAATGTCGGTAAATCAACGGCTTTGGTCGGGGAAAGTGGTTCTGGAAAATCGACAATCATAGGACTAATTGAGAGATTTTATGATCCAATAAAAGGGATAGTGACGATTGATGGTAGTGATATAAAGTCTTATAATCTAAGGTCATTAAGGAAGCATATTTCACTTGTGAGTCAAGAGCCAACATTGTTTGGTGGTACCATAAGGGAGAATATTGCATATGGAGCATATGATAAGGTTGATGAGAGTGAGATTATAGATGCAGCTAAGGCTGCAAATGCTCATGATTTTATATCAAGCTTAAAATATGGTTATGAGACATTGTGTGGTGATAGAGGAGTTCAACTTTCTGGTGGTCAAAAGCAAAGGATTGCAATAGCTAGAGCTATATTGAAGAATCCAAAGGTGTTGCTTTTGGATGAAGCAACAAGTGCACTTGATAGTCAATCAGAGAAGTTAGTGCAAGATGCTTTAGAAAGGGTTATGATTGGAAGAACAAGTGTGGTTGTGGCTCATAGGTTGAGTACTATACAAAATTGTGATATGATTGTTGTTTTGGATAAGGGTAGTGTTATTGAGAAAGGAACACATTCATCTTTGTTGTCTAAAGGACCAAGTGGAGCTTATTACTCTATGGTAAGTCTACAAAGAAGACCACCCAATACAATTGCTGACACTACACACTGTACACAGgaaatcaattaa
- the LOC11425328 gene encoding ABC transporter B family member 15: protein MGGGDQKNVSINDKKKKNGSFKSIFMHADVLDWFFMAFGFFGAIGDGMMVPFVLFITSKIMNSVGSASGTSSSNFVHDVNKNAVVVLYMACASFFVCFLEGYCWTRTGERQAARMRVRYLKAVLRQEVSYFDLHVTSTTDVITSVSSDSLVIQDVLSDKVPNFLVNASRFLSSNIVAFALLWRLAIVGFPFMVLLVIPGYMYKRISMRLARKIREEYNQAGTIAEQAISSIRTVYSFVGESKTLAAFSNALEGSVKLGLKQGLAKGLAIGSNGVVYAIWSLIFYYGSIMVMYHGAKGGTVFVVGVTLAIGGLAFGTCFSNVRYFAEASVAGERIMEVIKRVPTIDSENMEGEIIEKVLGEVEFNNVEFVYPSRPESVILNDFCLKVPSGKTVALVGGSGSGKSTVVSLLQRFYDPIGGEILLDGVAIHKLQLKWLRSQMGLVSQEPALFATSIKENILFGREDATYEEIVDAAKASNAHNFISMLPQGYDTQVGERGIQMSGGQKQRIAIARAIVKMPKILLLDEATSALDSESERVVQEALDKAVVGRTTIIIAHRLSTIQNADIIAVVQNGKIMETGSHESLMQNDSSIYTSLVHLQHTKNDQDGDTLSIMNKHHISCRFLSRSSSFNSMTHGGGDVVNYNNVVEDVVNDIDHNTNKKKKKVKVPSFRRLLAMNAPEWKQVCLGCLSSVLFGAVQPISTFATGAVASVYFLNDRDEMKKQIRMYAFCFLGLALASIVFNMLEQYSFAYMGEYLTKRIRERMFSKILTFEVGWFDEDQNSTGVICSRLAKEANVVRSVVGDSLSLVVQTISAMVVTCTMGLIITWRLSIVMISVQPITIFCYYTRRVLLNNMSSKAIKAQDDSSKIAAEAVSNLRIITSFSSQNRILKMLEKAQQGPRHESIRQSWYAGIGLACSQSLIFCTRALNFWYGGKLVSQGYITKNQFFETIMIWISIGKVIADAASSMTNDLAKGSDAVRSVFAILDRYTKIKSDDLEGFRAEKLIGKIVFHDVHFSYPARPNVMVFQGFSIEIDAGKSTALVGESGSGKSTIIGLIERFYDPLKGIVTVDGRDIKTYNLRSLRKHIALVSQEPTLFGGTIRENIVYGAYDDKVDESEIIEASKAANAHDFISSLKDGYDTLCGDRGVQLSGGQKQRIAIARAILKNPEVLLLDEATSALDSQSEKLVQDALEKVMVGRTSVVVAHRLSTIQNCDLIAVLDKGIVVEKGTHSSLLSKGPSGAYYSLVSLQRRPNNIIADSCHEIN, encoded by the exons ATGGGTGGTGGTGATCAGAAAAATGTTTCCATTaatgataagaaaaagaaaaatggttcTTTCAAGTCCATTTTCATGCATGCTGATGTTCTTGATTGGTTTTTCATGgcttttggtttttttggggCTATTGGTGATGGCATGATGGTCCCTTTCGTGTTGTTTATCACAAGCAAAATTATGAACTCTGTTGGTAGTGCTTCTGGAACATCAAGCAGCAATTTTGTCCATGATGTCAATAAG AATGCAGTTGTTGTGCTATACATGGCCTGTGCTTCTTTTTTTGTATGCTTCCTAG AGGGCTATTGTTGGACAAGAACAGGTGAAAGACAAGCTGCAAGAATGAGAGTTAGGTACTTAAAAGCAGTTCTAAGACAAGAAGTATCATACTTTGATTTGCATGTTACAAGCACAACAGATGTCATCACCAGTGTATCTAGTGACAGCCTAGTAATTCAAGATGTTCTTAGTGACAag GTTCCAAATTTTTTGGTGAATGCATCTAGGTTCCTTTCAAGCAACATAGTAGCATTTGCATTATTATGGAGATTGGCTATTGTTGGATTCCCTTTTATGGTTCTTCTTGTGATCCCTGGTTACATGTATAAGAGGATTTCGATGAGGTTGGCTAGAAAGATTAGAGAAGAGTACAATCAAGCTGGTACAATAGCGGAACAAGCAATATCTTCTATAAGAACTGTTTATTCTTTTGTAGGGGAAAGCAAAACTCTAGCAGCTTTCTCTAATGCTTTGGAAGGGTCAGTGAAATTAGGTTTGAAACAAGGTTTGGCTAAAGGCTTAGCCATAGGAAGCAATGGTGTTGTCTATGCTATATGGTCTTTAATATTCTACTATGGTAGCATAATGGTCATGTATCATGGTGCTAAAGGCGGTACAGTATTTGTAGTTGGAGTAACATTAGCAATTGGTGGATT GGCTTTTGGAACTTGTTTCTCAAATGTGAGGTACTTCGCAGAAGCAAGTGTGGCAGGAGAAAGAATAATGGAAGTGATAAAAAGAGTTCCAACGATAGATTCTGAAAACATGGAAGGTGAAATTATAGAGAAAGTCTTGGGGGAAGTTGAGTTCAACAATGTTGAATTTGTGTATCCATCAAGACCAGAAAGTGTGATCTTAAATGATTTTTGCTTAAAGGTTCCATCAGGAAAAACAGTGGCATTAGTAGGAGGAAGTGGTTCAGGAAAATCAACGGTTGTATCACTTTTACAAAGATTTTATGATCCAATTGGTGGAGAGATTCTTCTTGATGGAGTTGCTATTCATAAGTTGCAACTTAAGTGGCTTAGGTCACAAATGGGTTTAGTAAGTCAAGAACCTGCTTTGTTTGCAACAAGCATTAAGGAGAATATACTTTTTGGAAGAGAGGATGCTACATATGAAGAAATTGTGGATGCTGCCAAAGCTTCCAATGCTCATAATTTCATATCAATGTTGCCACAAGGATATGATACTCAG GTTGGGGAGAGGGGAATTCAAATGTCTGGGGGACAAAAGCAAAGGATTGCCATTGCAAGAGCCATagtaaaaatgccaaaaattcTATTGCTAGACGAAGCAACAAGTGCTCTCGATTCTGAATCTGAACGAGTTGTCCAAGAAGCTCTAGACAAAGCTGTAGTTGGAcgcaccaccatcatcatcgcTCACCGCTTATCCACCATCCAAAATGCAGACATCATTGCAGTTGTTCAAAATGGTAAGATCATGGAAACAGGATCTCACGAAAGCCTCATGCAAAATGACAGTTCCATTTACACATCCCTAGTTCATCTCCAACACACCAAAAATGACCAAGACGGTGATACCCTATCTATCATGAATAAACATCACATTAGTTGTAGATTTTTGAGTCGTTCTAGCTCTTTCAACTCAATGACACATGGTGGTGGTGATGTCGTTAATTATAACAATGTTGTTGAAGATGTTGTTAACGACATTGATCATAATactaataagaagaagaaaaaggtgaAGGTTCCTTCATTTCGAAGATTGTTGGCAATGAATGCTCCAGAATGGAAGCAAGTATGTTTGGGGTGTTTGAGTTCAGTTTTATTCGGTGCGGTTCAACCTATATCCACATTTGCAACGGGGGCAGTTGCATCGGTTTATTTTCTGAATGACCGTGATGAGATGAAGAAGCAGATTAGGATGTATGCTTTTTGTTTTCTAGGGTTGGCTTTGGCCTCTATTGTTTTCAATATGCTTGAACAGTATAGCTTTGCTTACATGGGAGAGTACTTGACTAAGAGGATTAGAGAAAGAATGTTTTCCAAGATACTCACTTTTGAAGTTGGTTGGTTTGATGAGGATCAAAATTCTACGGGTGTTATTTGCTCTAGACTTGCCAAAGAAGCCAACGTG GTAAGATCTGTGGTGGGTGATAGTTTGTCACTAGTGGTACAAACTATATCAGCAATGGTAGTAACATGTACAATGGGTCTAATTATTACATGGAGACTATCCATTGTTATGATATCAGTTCAACCAATTACCATTTTTTGTTACTACACAAGACGTGTTCTTCTTAATAACATGTCAAGTAAAGCCATTAAGGCTCAAGATGACAGTAGCAAAATAGCTGCTGAAGCTGTTTCAAATCTAAGAATCATCACATCTTTTTCATCACAAAATAGAATCCTCAAAATGCTTGAAAAAGCCCAACAAGGCCCACGTCATGAAAGTATCAGACAATCTTGGTATGCGGGTATTGGACTTGCATGTTCACAAAGCCTCATTTTTTGTACTAGAGCCTTAAACTTTTGGTATGGTGGAAAACTTGTCTCACAAggatatataacaaaaaatcaattttttgagACAATTATGATTTGGATAAGCATTGGAAAAGTTATTGCAGATGCTGCGAGTAGCATGACTAATGATCTTGCTAAAGGTTCTGATGCCGTCAGATCAGTTTTTGCAATTCTTGATAGGTATACGAAAATTAAGTCGGACGACTTAGAAGGTTTCAGAGCTGAAAAGTTGATAGGAAAAATTGTATTTCATGACGTACATTTTTCATATCCGGCTAGGCCTAATGTGATGGTCTTTCAAGGGTTCTCTATTGAAATTGACGCCGGAAAATCAACGGCTTTGGTTGGGGAAAGTGGTTCTGGAAAATCGACAATCATAGGACTAATTGAGAGATTCTATGATCCACTTAAAGGGATAGTGACAGTTGATGGTAGAGACATAAAAACTTATAATCTACGATCATTAAGGAAACATATTGCACTTGTGAGTCAAGAACCAACATTGTTTGGTGGTACCATAAGAGAAAATATTGTATATGGAGCATATGATGATAAAGTTGATGAGAGTGAGATTATAGAGGCATCAAAGGCTGCAAATGCTCACGATTTCATATCAAGCTTAAAAGATGGTTATGATACACTGTGTGGTGATAGAGGAGTTCAACTTAGTGGTGGTCAAAAACAAAGAATTGCAATAGCTAGAGCTATATTGAAGAATCCAGAGGTGTTGCTTTTGGATGAAGCAACAAGTGCACTTGATAGTCAATCAGAGAAATTAGTCCAAGATGCTTTAGAAAAGGTCATGGTTGGAAGGACAAGCGTGGTTGTAGCACATAGGTTGAGTACTATTCAAAACTGTGATTTGATTGCTGTTTTGGATAAGGGAATTGTTGTTGAGAAAGGAACACATTCATCTTTGTTGTCTAAAGGGCCAAGTGGAGCATATTACTCTTTGGTAAGTCTACAAAGAAGACCAAACAATATAATTGCTGATTCTTGCCATGAAATTAACTAA